Part of the Candidatus Omnitrophota bacterium genome, CCGTTTTAGCCTTCGAGTATTGGATGGCGACGGAAACGGGATTCAACCGGCCCATTCAATGGGGCGTCGAAGGCGCCGCTCCTTCGCGCGAGCAATTGGACGCTCTAATAGATAAATTCGATCTCGACGCCGTCTATACCCATTTCGAAACGGCATTGAGCAACGGGCATAGTTGGCAAAATATCGTCCTTCAAATGATCGATCATTGGAGGGCGATTCCCCCTGCCGATAATATCGATGTAGTAATACAAAAATTGTTATGGAAAGAAGCGACGCCGGAATCGAATCTGCCGCCGGGATTTTTCGCCGACGCCTTCGCGCAAGCGGCGCAGGATTTGAGAGCGCTGTTTTTCAGCGTTCCCAAGCGCGAAGTATCGCTCACCGGCGCCGTTAGTTTCGAATATCGAACGCCCATTCTAACAACAGAGGACGGGCAGGCCTACATTTTGGACTTAGGCGGCGCCAGCGTCATTTCCGGCGCGACGGTTACGATCCAAGGAACGCTGGAAACTCAATGCGCCGCCTCCTCAGCGCAGATCGTGAGAGTTTCCTCTACGGCGACTTACGAATCCGTTCTGGTTTTAAACGATATAGACTCGGATCATGACGGTCTGGCCGACCAGTGGGAGAAATACTATTTCGGCGAACTCTCTTACGGTCCCGGCGACGATATGGACGAGGATGGATACGTCAATGGCGACGAATTCAACGCCATGACCAATCCGCTCAGCGCCTCGTCGATGCCCTCGACGCCTCCTTCGACGCCGACGCCGACTTTTACGGCGACGCCGACGCTGGAACCTTCGCCGACGCCGACCGTTACTCCCACCGTCATCGCGGAGGCGACAGCTACGCCGACGATTGCGCCTCCCTCGCCAACGGCTACGCCTATGGAAATCGCATCACCGACCATACTGGCGCCGACGGCGACTCCGATTCTAGCCACTCCGACGTTCATGCCGACGCCGACGTTGCTTCCGCTTCCAACCTTAACGCCAACTCCCACGAAGACGCCCATCCCGTCCAAAATGGACGAAGTGATTTTGGCGCAGGGATTCGGCGGCGATACCTTAGTCAATGTCCGCAGTTTCGCGCCGGATCAACCGTTCCCTGGCGCCACGATTCTTTCCTTCAACGCCTTAAACAAAGCGTATGAAGCCATTCTAGGCGGCGGTTTGGATCGCGCCGTTTATATCTCCACCGGCGATGTCAACAACGATGGATCGCCGGATATCGTTACCTCATTCGGCCCCATCACGAAGACGTCGCTTTATCCCAACACCGTTATTCCGCGCGATTCCAAGACGCGAAGCGTCATCGGCCATTCTTTCACCGCTTTCCCCGCCGGGAACGCGCTGCCCGTGCAACTGACTTCGGGCGAACTGCGCACAGCCGTCGGCGACTTTATCGGAGCGGGCATGGCGCAAATCGCCGTCGCTCAAGGCGCGGGCGGGCATGGCCTGATTCGCCTCTTCCAGTATACGGGCAATCCTGCGCCGAACGGATGGAAGATCGTCAGCCAAATCACCGGCCTTTCCGGAACGGCGATGTCCAAGAACCTAAACGGCGGCCTGACCCTAGCCGCTGGCGATTTGGACAACGACGGGCGGGACGAATTGCTGGTGGGGCAAACCAATAGCTCCACTTCGCAGACGCTCTTCCACGTTTTGGACATCAACTCGGCGGGTCAGGTCGAGGGACGCTACCCCTACGCCGGATTCCCGCTCAAGTTCCAAGGCAACGGCGGCGTGGAGTTGGCGGTGGCGGACTTGAACGGCGACGGCGTCAAGGAGATCGTCGCCGCCAGCCAGGGCAACAACCGCGATCACGGCGACGCGCGCGATACCGCGTCTCTGAGCGGGATATGCGTCATCGAGCCGAAAATCGAGAACGGCAAGATCGCCGGATTTTCCTTGCCGCAAAACAGCGTTTGGAGCGTCTTCAGCGAAGCCGACAATCCCTCCGGCGCCGTCAGCCTGGCGGCGGGTGAGTTGAATGGATACGCGGCGGACGGCCTGGAGTTGGTTGTAGGAACAGGAGCGATCGTCGAGTATAACGGCTTGATCGTTAAAACCGTGAAGCCTGCGCCGCAATCGCTCTACCGCCTTATCAAAGTCAACTTCGACGGCCAGAAGGTCAGCGGCGTTTCTTCTATTGTCGGATCGAAGAGCGGAATGAAAGCCTTCATCGGAAGTTCCAATCCGCTCAGCGGAGCGATTTTCGTCGGCGCCGCCGATACGAACTGATTCGAGCAAAAGCAATAACGTTCAAAGGGGGCGGCTCGCCATCGGGCCGCCCTTTTTTTTCGGCATTCATTATGGCGTCTGCATTGTGCAGCGGATGGGAACGTCGATCCTTAGCCTGCGGAATGCTTCCTTTGATATTTCCGATTATTCCTATCAACTTTGCTAAAAATATTATATTATGATATACCCCTATTATTTATATCGCTTAGCGTTTTTCAGGAGCGTTCGTCATGAAACCGAAATATTACTACCTTATCAATGCCATACTATTTTTGGGATTTTTCTTGATCGATCTCCCTCAAGTCCAAGCTGCAGAACCGATAGTCTCCAACGTCAAGGCGTCGCAGCGGCTGGACGGATCGAAGCTCGTCGATATCTATTACGACGTGGAAGATGCGGACAGCGCCGCCGTAACCGTCTCCGTAAAAATTTCCGATGACGACGGGATTACGTTTCTCATTACTCCCGTCACCCTTTCTGGCGATGTGGGCGAAGTGGCGCCGGGCAAGAACAAACATATCGTCTGGGACTGCGGCCAAGACCTGCCGGGACGCAGCGGGGATTACTTCAAGGCAGCCGTGACTGCGTATGATTCATCCGAGAATATTACTATAAACATCCCCGGTTTGCCTTCTGGAGCCAAGCCGCTGGAGATTGTATTGATCCCGGCGGGGACGTTTACGATGGGTTCGCCGAATGGCGAGCCTGGGCGGAATACGAATGAAGGCCCGCAGCATCAGGTAACGATCACTAAACCGTTCTATATGGGAAAGTACGAAGTAACGCAGGCGCAGTGGCAGGCGGTGATGGGAGCCAATCCATCGAATTTTAAAGGAAACAATCTTCCTGTAGAAAATGTATCTTGGGATGATTGCCAAAACTTTCTCTATTATATAAATAAGTTGGGGCAAGGAACTTTCCGGTTGCCTACGGAGGCGGAATGGGAGTATGCCTGCCGGGCGGGGACAACGACTCGGTTTTATTGGGGAGACGATCCGAGTTATACCCAGATTAAAGACTATGCGTGGTATGATGGAAACAATAGCCCATCTGGAACGAAGGAAGTGGGCTTGAAGTTGCCCAATGCCTTTGGACTCTACGATATGAGCGGGAACGTATGGGAATGGTGCCAGGATTGGTATGGCAGTTACAGTTCAGCGTCTCAAATTGATCCAGCTGGCGCAAATAGTGGATTGAATAGGGTTCTTCGCGGCGGCTTCTGGGAAATCAACGCCTGGAGCTGCCGGTCTGCGCATCGTTACAACGAAACTCCGGATGTCTGGCACATCTTCTTTGGATTTCGTCTCGTCAGGACTTACGATCAAATCATAGCAACCCCAACGCCCATCTCGCCCACTCCCACTCCTGTACCGCCCACTCCTACTCCAGTTGCGGCGGGCGAGACGATTACCATAAACATCACTGGTTTGCCTTCGGGATCTACGCCCCTGGAGATGGTATTGATCCCGGCGGGGACGTTTACGATGGGCAGCCCGGATAACGAGCCAGACCGTGATTCCGATGAAGGACCGCAGCATCAAGTAACCCTCACCAAGGCTTTTTATATGGGGAAGTATGAAGTGACCCAAGCGCAATGGCTGGCGGTGATGGGAAGTAATCCAGAGTCACTTTATGGCGTCGGATCTAACTATCCTGTGCATTACGTATCTTGGAACGATTGCCTAACTTTCATACAAAAATTAAACCAGACGGGTCAGGGGACGTTCCGATTGCCGACAGAGGCGGAATGGGAATACGCCTGTCGCGCAGGGACAATTACCCGCTTCTATTGGGGCGACGATCCGAATTCTTCGCTGATATATCAATACGCTTGGTTTCAAGATAATTCAAATAATTCTTCGCATGAAGTGGGATTGAAGTATCCAAACGCTTGGGGATTGCATGATATAAGCGGCAATGTGTGGGAATGGTGCCAGGACTGGTATGGAAGTTATAGTTCAGCGTCGCAAAATGATCCATACGGAGCCAATAGCGGTTCGTATAGGATACTCCGAGGCGGCTGTTGGAACCTCATCTCCGGGAACTGCCGTTCCGCCGACCGCGTTAAGGGCATACCCGATAGCGGCAACAGCTACAGCGGCTTCCGGGTGTGCAGGACGCAGTAGCTATTTGCTATTTTGCTCTTGGGATTCCAAGGGGCATGCTCCATGGTCGTGGAAAATTTTTGAATCACGAAAGTGCGAAAGGACGCGAAGACCACGAAAAATGCTTTTCTTCGTGCAATTCGTGGAAATTCGTGATTTCGTGGTTCGAACGGGCAAGGCGAGGCGGCAAAGGGAATATTGCGGTTGAATTTGCCCTTGCTTTTACAATATCCTAATCATGATGACCGGGACGGAAGGATTTTCAGGATAAAAACATTGCCAACATCCTGTTCATCCTGAAAATCCTGGATATCAAGATTCAGACAATTAATTAACTGAACGAGGAACCTGGAAATGCATTATAATGAATGCCGCGATATAGCTCCTTAAGGAGACGCTGGATGCACACGCTTGTAACGCCGCCGTTGCGATGGAGGAACGCCATGAGGAAATGCTTGGGATTTGTATGGTGTTTGATTCTAGGGATAGCTGCAATCGCAGCCGCCGATACGGGCAATTCCAACCGCTTTACTGTAATCAATCTGCCGGCCGGCTACTCGAGCCGTTTTTCCATCGACAACAACGCCCCGGCGGCGATTACGCCCACGCCTACGCCGTCGTCCGATCTCATGACGGTGGAGCGGATCCTCCCGGCGTATTATTCTCCGAATAACATCTATACCATCACGCTGAATATTAAAGTGAACACCGGTTTTTATATCGAATTCGCTCTCGCCGATTATCTTCCAACGAATTGGTCGATCGTCAGTTATTCGGTCGATATTAATGCTTACGATGACATTGCGTTCAGCTGGTCGGGAAATTACACAACCGCTTATTGGCTGGTCGGAATATCGGCGCCGGGAAACTATACGTTGTCCTATAACGTATTCGTTCCTTCCGGCGATGCGGGCGATAAAGTATTCAATGGCTATTACAATATCTATTTTTATTATCTTGTGAATATCGTATCGAATAATGTGGATATTGCAGGCGATTCTTCGATCGGCGATTCCGCCCCGGCGCCCACGAACACGCCGACGAAGACTATCGCGCGGACGCCGACTCGAACGCCAACGCTCACGCCGAAGCCTACGCCTACGTTAACCTTCACCAATACGCCCACGGCGACGCGGACATTGACTTATACGCCCACGTCGACTCAAACGAATACGCCCGTCCCCACCCCAACCCGCACGCCCACTCTGGCGCCGACATTCACTAACACGCCAACACTCGTAATTATTCCAACTAACACATCGACGAACACTCCGATTCCGCCAACTCATACGCCAACCTACGCGGCGACAAGCACGCCTCAGCCTCCGCCCACAAACACGCCAACGCCTACGGCGACTCCAGGAACAGTCATAGTTCGCGTCGATTTCGCCGTGAAAGTGTATGACGCCAATACGTTTCAACCTATCAAGGATGTTTTTGTCATTTTGACCGATCCGCCGATGAATGTTAAAACTAATGCTTCCGGCGCGGCGATTCTATCTCAAATCCCGCAAGGTAGAATTCATCTTACCATATTGATTTCCGCTTACGAAACCAAGGAAATCGATATCGATGTCAGCGCGCAAAATACGAATACGACGGTTTACTTGGTTCCCTTGACTGGACCTACATCGACGCCCACGCCAACGTTGGCGGTTGCGCCTTCCCATACTCCGGCGGCGCCTACATTTACTCCAACCGCCAAGCCTGATGATATTCTAACCCTAATTGCTTTGTCCAAGAGCCGGTTGGTGGAATTGTATGGACAGGACGCAACGGCGGCGCTCTTGACTAAGTTGAATGCGCTTTTACTGCATAAAACCGTTTTGGGAGAAATACTGGATTTGGATCAATACACATCCTTGCGCGACAAGTACAAAGCTTGGGATGCAGACAGCCATCAGATGTACTTAGGAACCAAGACGGAAGGACAGGACAACATTCGCCTGGCCAACGCCGTGGCGGAAGACGTCAAGACGATTATCGGCGCCAAGCGCATCGAGCAGAAATACGCCAAAGTGAAATATCTCGTCATCATCGGCTCGGACGCCGCCGTTCCCTTCTACCGCGTAGAAAACCAATCGCGAACCAATAACAGCGAATTTAACTATTATAAAAAACTGGATCAAACGCATCCATTATCCATCGCGCTGCGGCAGGATCGGCTTTTAACGGACGATTACTATGCCGATTCCACGCCGGCCTGGATGAAATCGGATTTGGAAAAGGAACTATATCTGCCAAACGATTTGTTAGTCGGAAGGTTAGTGGAAACGCTGGAAGAGATGGGCGCCATGATCGACGCTTATCTTACCAACAATGGGCAAATTGATTTTAATAAAGCGCTGGCGGCAGGCAGCGATTCTTATACCAATGGAGTAGATTTGGCTGTTAAAATCCTGTCATCCGATTTGGGCATCGTCAACCGTTTGCCGGAAGGCGACGATTCTTTCGAATTGGTCACGGCGCTGAACAAGAACAATCCTCTCAATCTATTGGGCCTGCATGGAACGCATGACAAGATATACCGCACGAAAATGATCTCTCCCCTATCCGCGAAAACCGCTAAATCGAATCTGCAAACGCTGCTCGGTTCGATCGTGTTGAACTGGGGCGGCCACGGCGGGTTGAATCTCGATCGGCGCATCGCCAACCCGACCAAGGAATACGATAATTTCACGGACGTTTTCATGAAAACCGGAGTAGGCGCTTATCTGGGAACCACCGCCTTCGCAGGCTCCAGTTTGGAAAGCATCGGCTTTACGGAACTGCTGGGACTGCGCTTCCTCGACGCATTAATTTCGGGCACGGCTTCCATGACCATCGGCGAAGCGTATCAAAAAGCCAAACGGGAATATTGGCTGAACGAGAGCAACGGCCTGGCGGATTCTAATCTAAGTTTGGAGGAAGTGAAGCAGAACATCAGCGACGATGCGAAGGTACTGTCGGGATTGATATTGTACGGGCTGCCTATGTTCCGGGTAACTTCCAGCGAACAAGGCAAAGTCAATCCACTGTCCGAAAAATCTTACATTAGCCCCTTCGCCATGAAGCCGATGATAGTAGAGCCGAAAGCCGTAACCGGAAGCCTGTTCCAAGTGCAGCTGGGCGCGGCGCTGGAAGACAATTATATGAAAGAAAACGTCACCGGCGCCGGTCGTTATTACGCATTTAACAGCGTTACGCAAACGAACGTTAACGAACCGATCCAGCCGCGCATCGGCTTTTACACGGGCGCGGAGAGTTTCTTCCCCAAAGGCGCCGTATTGGAATCGGCCAAATACATTACAATA contains:
- a CDS encoding formylglycine-generating enzyme family protein, producing the protein MKPKYYYLINAILFLGFFLIDLPQVQAAEPIVSNVKASQRLDGSKLVDIYYDVEDADSAAVTVSVKISDDDGITFLITPVTLSGDVGEVAPGKNKHIVWDCGQDLPGRSGDYFKAAVTAYDSSENITINIPGLPSGAKPLEIVLIPAGTFTMGSPNGEPGRNTNEGPQHQVTITKPFYMGKYEVTQAQWQAVMGANPSNFKGNNLPVENVSWDDCQNFLYYINKLGQGTFRLPTEAEWEYACRAGTTTRFYWGDDPSYTQIKDYAWYDGNNSPSGTKEVGLKLPNAFGLYDMSGNVWEWCQDWYGSYSSASQIDPAGANSGLNRVLRGGFWEINAWSCRSAHRYNETPDVWHIFFGFRLVRTYDQIIATPTPISPTPTPVPPTPTPVAAGETITINITGLPSGSTPLEMVLIPAGTFTMGSPDNEPDRDSDEGPQHQVTLTKAFYMGKYEVTQAQWLAVMGSNPESLYGVGSNYPVHYVSWNDCLTFIQKLNQTGQGTFRLPTEAEWEYACRAGTITRFYWGDDPNSSLIYQYAWFQDNSNNSSHEVGLKYPNAWGLHDISGNVWEWCQDWYGSYSSASQNDPYGANSGSYRILRGGCWNLISGNCRSADRVKGIPDSGNSYSGFRVCRTQ